The DNA window ACGAATGACTTTTAGACCATGGATACTTTCTCTTTGGAGGCTGGAGCCCACAATTATCGATCGGATTGGTCAGTTCATTGAAAACCTGAAACGTGGAACCCACTCTCTCGTGGTGAATACCACTCGAAAGCCAAAAGACTTGCAGTTTGAGACCGAATCTTTTAAGGTGGGTCCGGCTACTCAGATAAAGACGGTTGGAAGAAATTGGTGGGTTTGTGGGACCCCACGTGCTTTGAAATTGTGAAAATGAGAGAGCGTGCACAGTAACGACGGGTCCAAATGTAGATCAACAACATAACAAGTCCttttttgttaatatttttttgttttaaaaaaactatataGTATTTGTTTTAGTCTTTTAGAGGGGCAAAAGTCTAGCGAGGACTTGACGCAGAGGTGGCACGTGGGTGCTCGTGTGGGGCCAACCTTTATCACCTTCCTTTGTTTATGCTGTGGCGTAGTTACGTGGCTTCTCACAAATCATTAATTTAGCCCGATAACACTATTAATTAGGATCATATAATTGATTTCTTTAGGAGTTTGGAAGAGCTCTATCATGACCTAATGGAgatttaccttctttttttctggCTAACGGGTGAATAGGTGGTTGGAGCGGACAATTTTTTGGTGTGGTGTGGACCCAAATGAGCAGAAATTTTTTACTCTTTAGCCTTATTCTTTCACTAACTTTTGTCGCAGATGCTCTAGCTCTCTACTCAGTGAGAAGTTGATTTTTGAGTACTCCAAGAATAGTGTTTTCATCCATATATAGCAACTAATATATATTCCCGTGGGATCGATGGGCATAGTGTTACCATGCACGCGATGTATGATGCATGTTGCATGGGCAAAGGTTTTCTTGGTGGCTACGATATTGGTGGTGGTACGTAGTAGATAGACCATTGGCCATAAAATGGACCAAGAGAAGAAAGCAAATTAAGGAGAGGTTGGCTCGAATGAATGGTAGGGAAAGCTAGCAATAGTGTTCTGTAATATATACCAAGCGTCGGTGTATATGTGGGCACAGCGGGTCCTAGCATTCAAGAGAAaccaaacccaacccaaccACGCTTGCGTGTTTAAAGGGCCTTTCGGTGAGAAAGTGACATGCTAATCAGACCCACGATTTTTGTTCTAAGCTACGAATAAATGGACAAAAACCATCACCAATTCCAATTGGAAGAACCAATGACCAATCCTTTTAGCAAGATATTACTCATGCACAAAGACATTTCTTGTAGTTTGAGCCTTTTCATACAGTGCATGGTTGGATGATTGAAATCTTTTAGACCAGTATTTTATGCTTTCATCTCCCCAAAGAActttacaaaataataataatgcttAATTTCcgaaagaataaagaaaatgaaacagtTAGGTTACAAATTAATCCACTCATAAAGAAGAAGAGCACAACCTTTGTTATTCCTCACAAGTGTCATTTCAGATTGATAGATATGAAAAAGCAAACGATGCGATTGATAATGCAAGTTTCGTGGACATTCAGATGTTCTCGAGCAATTGAAATTAGGTGCATGTACTTTTGGTGGTCCGGTTTTGGCATCATTGTTTAGTCCACCATGCAAAAAAGTAAATCCCCGCATATTAATCggatatatagaaaaaaaagatCTCTATATATCTTGAATTGCCCATATAggtaacaaaataaaattgcaatttttttttcatgttttgtgcaatatatAACTAAGTTAAGGACTTTAATAAATTCATGTCACCAAGTGATGAATGAACAAAAATCGAAAAATTTGACTCACGTAATTAtaattacatgttttttttcATAGGTAAGTAGAAGTGAGGGCTCGAACTTGAATACCATTCAATTTGAATATATACCTTAACCACATCAACTACGAGATTATTGGCTTCAGATGCAATATTTTATCCTAATTGATTTTGCATATACTAATGCTTCTTCAAATAATGGAACAACAGCCGTCCGATCGATtagaatattattttatttttttttgtgggatgACATTTGGGAGATGTTTCACAAATGGCATCGTTGAGCGTGATGTGTAAATATTATATGAGACAAATTGCAAAAGTAAGTGCACTAAGAAGCTCTGTTACCATCATGGGCATCTAAAACTTCTCTCTCTGTAATGATCTCTTTAGAATTAAAGTAATGACATTCTTTCTCGTTTGTCCTAACTTGATTAGATGATCCTTTTCAACTAATTAATTATGAAATATTGAGGTGAATGTCCACTGTCATCCCGGCTTAAGCTTAAGGAAGCATAATGATGTGATATTAATGCAAAAGTAACTTCTCCCACAGTATTTGGCTGTCCATACGACATGATATTATAACAGTTAGTACGTACATTATTCAATTAACAAGGAAATGAAACGGTAGTTAAGTACACAAACCAATTACATAATTATTTAGACTCGATTCCCATAAGCCAAACGAGTGGCTTATAAGTAGTGATCTAGTCTGATGCAGCGCGAGATTATAAGACGCAGAAAATCAAACACACCAGCAAGAACACACTCTTCTATAATCCTCGCTTCGGCACAAGCAAGAACTATAGGTAAATCAGCTCACGCGTAGGCGGCCGTATTTTATATCATAAACTCAATAATAAAACTCCCTACCTCCATGAGGGTTACAAGTTTAAATAGTAAACATAACTCAAACCCTAAATCATTCTTAatgggaaacaaatacttaaaagtaaGTAATAAAATtactcctaataaaaaaaaatacctgactccaagaaaataatactaattgattgacaaataatatatttcctaaaatatcaaaatcaaatatttcaatctgcatcattctccccttgttggagaaaactcgacctcgagttTTGAAGAATTGTAATAGGAAACCTCTTGACTTCTTGATCCCCATCATTGTACCCAAGGTACAAGACCACATTGAACTATTGAATAAATTTAGaaacaacattaacaaaaattTCTCTCCATGTGGTTCTTCAAATATCtttggaataacaaaatcaacgaATTCAACGGGCACCAAAAGATTGCCGAGACTAGATACTTGAATGATGCCATATCGTTCCTCCATTAATTCTTCTTTAATCTCTTCTTGTACCAAAAAATCTGACTCATCTGGATAATCATCAAAAATTGGATCACCTGCATAAAAATCAAAGATTGGTTGATCCACATCAAAATCATAGATCGGTGGAATGTCAGACATCTCTTTAAATTTCAGAATATCTTCTTGGATCAAAAGATATTCATCATCTTGATAATCATCATGCTCAGTGAATTGAAGATCTTGGGGACACCTCTGATTCACAGAGAGGTTTGCTAGAAACTCGGTGATGGTGTCTAGACGTTCATCTAGCTGATCCCACCGTTGTTCCATTCGTCGTACCCGTGCACCTAGTTGCTCCTCTTGTGCTGTTTCATCACGTGCATAAATCTCTTTCAACGCTACATGTCTTCCTCCATGGCCTCTTCCTCGAACCAtgactccgataccaactgatgcagcgcGAGATTATAAGACGCAGAAAATCAAACACACCAGCAAGAACACACTCTTCTATAATCCTCGCTTCGGCACAAGCAAGAACTATAGGTAAATCAGCTCACGCGTAGGCGGCCGTATTTTATATCATAAACTCAATAATAAAACTCCCTACCTCCATGAGGGTTACAAGTTTAAATAGTAAACATAACTCAAACCCTAAATCATTCTTAatgggaaacaaatacttaaaagtaaGTAATAAAATtactcctaataaaaaaaaatacctgactccaagaaaataatactaattgattgacaaataatatatttcctaaaatatcaaaatcaaatatttcaatctGCATCATAGTCCCTCTCTCACGGTCAAAGCATTTTTTGGAACCTAAAAGCCAATCGCTACGATCAGAGGCGAAGCCTCAACATATAGGCATACAGTTGACCCCCTCAAAAATTTAAATAGGCTCAAGTATATAGCATTTTACAGAAAAGACCATCCTAAATTTTAATTTAGCATAACGCCTCCACTCCTGTGTCTGCCCCTGCAACCCCCCATATCATGTCCTGGCGACGGCTAAAAAAGAATAAATCTACGTGATATTTGGCTAAATGcagacaatattgattttttgtgtTAGGATTAGAtattttaacatggtatcagcgCAAAAAATTCAATCCATTTGGACATGATCCCTACATATTCGCTTGTTGAGTATAACATAACTCAACTCATAAGTGCGGGGGAATGTTAAAGACCATTTTATACATAACTGCAGCTCTCCCTTCCTAGTTGTTGTCTTCCCTCTTTGTTTCAGCTAGGTTTGTCCCTATTAGGtgtttttggttattttttttattcaaataaaatcagccagtttatcaaaagaaaaaaaattatcacaCATTGCACTGACATAACTCAACGCAATGACATATAAGCAAATGTCAAGTTATTCTCACACAACCAACGCATTTTTCTGTGGCTAAAAATCAATGATGATAtcttaagaaaaacaaaaacgtgCGAACCTTCTAttccaaaacagacaatattaatttatagtgTTTGAGCTAAATTTTCTAATAATAATTGAACAGGTTTTTGTAGCTACCCAAAAAGCTGGAAAATAGGAAATCAATTGCgcgtttttttctttttttcttttctatgcaAGTGTGTTTTGGAAGACTGAAAGCCATCAATTAGGGTGCCCAGCTCTGATTTGTTGGAGTCTAGAATTCGCATTATCCATCCGAAAACTCTATTGAAGCACAACCACAAAAAATGCACACAAAAAGTTACAAGAGATATGGTGGTAGACAAGGAAGATATTTTAAGTACTAACTCTTCCAACTACAAAAACTCTATTATTAAAGCCTCTAAGCGGAATCAGACGCTTCCTCGTTTTTCAGCTGTTTGTTTCTACTATTGGGCCCcacccttttttttcccttaacaGTTTTggctctcttttgttttttattaaaagGGTTTGAAAAGGAGGTATCTAATTCAGTCACTGGAATTATCTTTGGTTTCATGGGTGATTTGAATCTCCTGCCATTGCAAGATTGATGCATATAGAGAGGAGAAGGAGCTACGTTTGATATTAATACAGAACTACACGTTAATCATGTGTGACTTGACGTATTATTAACCGTGTGATTACAAATCATTGCACAAGTTAGTGAAGTTACCCAATTATAGAAAATTTTGACCCAAATAATGGGAGTTAAGGGGGGAAGAATATGTTCCTGTACATGAGAGTAGTAGTACATTAGGACAAAGGTGTCAAATTATTAAACAATAGTAAAATTTTCAAAGGAGTAGTGAGAAAAATAGtgaataaatacaaaaatgtgGATGAGGATATCTTTAATGTGATGTGAGACCCCTTAATTTAAAAGGCTCATCTTTCatagtttttattattagttATCATCACTTTCACTTCAAGAAAATGGAGGAAATCTAGTCTGACAAGATCatcaaccccccccccccctcccggCCTTTCAAACCTACTAAAGAGATTTTCATGGTACAAATCCTGTCTCTCTGCTGCTACTGCTTTCATGGGTTCCtttcaatctctctcttttatttatatatatttattacttGTGTCGCTGACAGATGAATCTTTGACGGGGTTTGTGTCATTCTTAACTGTATTATCTATCTTTCTTTCTGTGTCTTTATGTATACACCGTGTTTGCATATCGCATGCCTTCCTCTGCTCCCAAAGAAGCTCAAATTACAGAGTTTCGGATCAGATTCTTAAGTTCTTGATTGATGGACTCATCTTAGTTTAATTTGCTCTGTAGGAACGAAAATCGGGTCAAATGTCTATGAATCAAGCTTAATTGGAGCTTCCAGGACAAGCGATCGAGTACTATATATAGAAACAGCTTTTTGTAGTCTGGATTTGTCAGTTCCGCACAAAAATGACGACTTACTTTTATGGAAGCCCAGAAATCCAAGCTGCAGCTCCACCTCCTGAAGGAATTCAGACCCTTTATCTCATGAACCCTAATTACTTATCCTACTCCGACACACCACCACAACAAACTTCAAACATACTATTTTTCAACCCCCCTTCAAACGCGCTCAGCCCAACGAGCATACCACACGCGCCACCACAGAACCACCACTTACTGGGCGTCCCGCTCCTTTCTCCCAATTCGAACGATCCCAGCCGTCCGTCGTCCCATCACGGAATCGGTATGCTGAACTTTCAGAACAACATGTGGGGTTCTCTGGATCAAAGTTCAGCTGGAATTGTTTCTACAGTAGTGTCGGTGGGGGCACAAGATGTACGGTCACAAACGCAGCAAGGTCTGTCGCTTAGCCTTTCGTCGCGACAGAAGTCAATTGGTGGGGAACACGAAATTCAACGGCACGGTCGTGGTGGTGGTGATATGAGAGTTTCTAGAGAATTATCGCCACCGTCAGTGTCGGTGGCGTCGGATGGGATTTTCAGGTCTAAGTATTTGAGGGTGATACAAGAGCTACTTGATGAAGTTGTTAATATTGGGAAGGAAATAAAGAGTAGTGACCCTACAGAGGGTAATaaagagaagatgaagatgaataaAGAATCTGTGGCAGAAGATGGTTCAACTGCTGGTGGTGCTGATGGTAATGGTAAACGAGTTCAAGAACTCACAACAGCACAAAGGCAGGACCTGCAGATGAAGAAGGCAAAGCTTGTTAGCATGATTGATGAGGTATTTATTGATATGTACGTGTATGTGCTTTGATATATATTTCTTGCTGTATTTAACCTTAGTTGTCATTAAGACAAGATTTTCGTGGATCACATTTGCTGTTTCATTTCCTGCTCTAAAACAAAAACAGACACTAAATTAATAATGTTAGGTCCCCTGTCAATAGAACAGTTAGTATAAAATCCACTAATATATTTCACTAATAAATGTCGGTTTGGTGAAAAAAATCATTATGTGTACGTTAGTGTTAGGGATCTGCCGATTTTGCTTTTTATCCTCGAACTTATATTTTTGGTTTCAATCAGCTTGAATTTGCATGCATGACCAGTTAGCCTGGTTCAAGTTTGATTCAAACTTCgttaatttcttttgtttgtttctcgTGTACTACAAGGTTGAGCAAAGATACAGACAATACCACCACCAAATGCAGCTGGTAGTATCTTCATTCGAGCAAGCAGCAGGGCTCGGCTCAGCGAAGTCATACACAGCTCTTGCATTACAAACTATTTCAAAGCAATTCAGGTGTCTTAAGGATGCAATATCTTCACAAATAAAGGCCACAAACGAGAGCTTAGGGGACGAGGATTGTTCAGGAGTGAAGATTGAAGGCTCAAGACTCAAGTACGTAGATCATCACCTTCGACAACAGAGAGCTATTCAACAGCTAGGAATGATCCAACACAATCCTTGGAGACCCCAGAGAGGATTGCCTGAACGAGCAGTTTCTGTCCTTCGCGCTTGGCTTTTTGAACACTTCCTTCATCCGTAAGTGCTCCTCACTTATTCACACTAACGACAAAGATCTCAGGACTTGGTATCCCAGATATCGCAATTGCTGAATTGTACGCACAAGATcttatgtgcatcatgtgaaaCTTGTGGAGCCcataaattcacttgaatcatgtgcatcTAATTCAATAATTGGGATACTAAATACTGagatttttttatcattttcattacTGCTTCACTTAGGTTGAGTTTgacattgtttatttttatttgtctaCTTAAAATTTCATCGTAATCTTTGTTTCTGTAGTTATCCGAAGGATTCGGACAAAGTCATACTTGCCAAACAAACAGGGCTTACTAGGAGCCAGGTTACTTACACTACTCTTTAGAGAGCTCAACAATACATCttcataaattaattattaatgcCATAACAAAGTATTCTTTGAAACAATGTAGGTGTCTAATTGGTTTATAAATGCAAGGGTTCGACTATGGAAGCCGATGGTCGAAGAAATGTACTTGGTAGAAATGAAGGAGCAAGACAAAAATGGTCCTTCTGCGAATCATGCAAGCGCCAGCAACAATGAGCAGCACAATAAACCCGGATCAACTTCCAATATTGTTCCTGAGGAGAGTACTTTTGGTGCAAAGGCACGTCAATCTGAGCCAGAAAAGCTGAAGAATTCCCAGAACCCAAACTCCTCTCCTAGTGAATTTCCTAACCCTGCGATCTCGACATCCCACATCAGAGGATCAATTCCACAGCAACAAGGCTTCAACATTATTAGATCAGCTGAATTGGAGGGAACTAGTCAATTTAGTAAACGGAGAAGCAGTGACATCATGCACAACCCTCAGAGTAGCTACTCGTTCGTTACAAACGCTACTAGTACTGATCATGGTGGTGGTGGATTTGACGGTTACTTTAGTCCTGAACAGTTGGGGTCCAGGTTTAAAGGGAATGGTAATGTTTCACTAACTCTTGGACTTAGTGAGAATCTATCTTTCTCAGCAAGTCAACATAACTTCATGTCCGGTCAGAATATTCAGTTGGGGAGACTTGATATGGGCATTACTAGTGGTACTGACTTTTGTGGGATAAACAACAATTCGCAGAATTCTCATTCTACTACAGCTGGTTTAGAAGACATTGAAGTTCAGAACAGGAAGAGGTTTGTTGCACAACTGCTGCCAGACTTTGTGGCCTGAGAACACGCACTTCATGTTCTTGGATTATGGGATTACCTCCTGATTGATCTACTGGTCCTATACTTAGATTGTAACTAGCTCATAAAGGAGAAGCAAAAGCAGTACAGCCAAGCTATACTCGCAGAGTATAAGTACTCTTACATTGTGCATAGTGTTTAGTTTAATGATTGatgattttattatatatgtatatcttgGTGATACTGGAAATAGATATAGATTGGAAATACAAACCCTATATACATAATGTTTGTGTTCAATCTCAAAATTTTTTCTCCAATTGGTTTGAATCCATATGTCAGTCCACGTTTCTAATACATACGTGTAGGAATATGTGCCTGCATGCATGCATATTTACTATCCCTATTTCTTTAATTGTTTTCTACTGTACATGCAT is part of the Tripterygium wilfordii isolate XIE 37 chromosome 7, ASM1340144v1, whole genome shotgun sequence genome and encodes:
- the LOC120002241 gene encoding BEL1-like homeodomain protein 1; translated protein: MTTYFYGSPEIQAAAPPPEGIQTLYLMNPNYLSYSDTPPQQTSNILFFNPPSNALSPTSIPHAPPQNHHLLGVPLLSPNSNDPSRPSSHHGIGMLNFQNNMWGSLDQSSAGIVSTVVSVGAQDVRSQTQQGLSLSLSSRQKSIGGEHEIQRHGRGGGDMRVSRELSPPSVSVASDGIFRSKYLRVIQELLDEVVNIGKEIKSSDPTEGNKEKMKMNKESVAEDGSTAGGADGNGKRVQELTTAQRQDLQMKKAKLVSMIDEVEQRYRQYHHQMQLVVSSFEQAAGLGSAKSYTALALQTISKQFRCLKDAISSQIKATNESLGDEDCSGVKIEGSRLKYVDHHLRQQRAIQQLGMIQHNPWRPQRGLPERAVSVLRAWLFEHFLHPYPKDSDKVILAKQTGLTRSQVSNWFINARVRLWKPMVEEMYLVEMKEQDKNGPSANHASASNNEQHNKPGSTSNIVPEESTFGAKARQSEPEKLKNSQNPNSSPSEFPNPAISTSHIRGSIPQQQGFNIIRSAELEGTSQFSKRRSSDIMHNPQSSYSFVTNATSTDHGGGGFDGYFSPEQLGSRFKGNGNVSLTLGLSENLSFSASQHNFMSGQNIQLGRLDMGITSGTDFCGINNNSQNSHSTTAGLEDIEVQNRKRFVAQLLPDFVA